In Paenibacillus sonchi, a single genomic region encodes these proteins:
- a CDS encoding stalk domain-containing protein codes for MLSAWKKMYAAGTSSLLLFTLWISAGAGSASAAEAAAAVQGSEQEVFRIVALGDSITAGYEPGMTDPNVKPYGYAERLLEQGWYHGRSALSNYGILGLTTAGLLNYTAAIKDGAAATADGIQAGLPDPRINQFAALTPQIKTELSEADLVTLTIGGNDVSSLLVTAKDLTEEAFKAQLDQLLASYSSNVKAALENIRAVNAKATILLADQYQPAPKIAVSSSYLKLMSAAQQFTRAAESVAASLDQPDAPVKVAHVAEKFAGVEASRTHIISAGAADFHPTQLGYETIAKVFAETYWGEYRVPSVSAWTAASAPMSIVVKGVELNTPNKPILKNGQNFLALKDILNAVGATGKWDNKTQSATIVYGGKTVVITIGSQTIKVNGAAAAIDTPAFLQKVGNEDKTYLPLAALATGLGFDVNYSSKLRTAFINP; via the coding sequence ATGCTGAGTGCATGGAAAAAAATGTACGCGGCTGGCACGAGCAGCCTGCTGCTGTTCACATTGTGGATCAGTGCAGGAGCCGGCTCTGCAAGTGCAGCTGAAGCTGCTGCAGCAGTACAAGGTTCGGAGCAGGAGGTTTTTCGCATCGTAGCACTGGGGGATTCCATCACGGCGGGGTATGAGCCGGGAATGACCGATCCGAATGTGAAGCCCTACGGATATGCGGAGCGGCTGCTGGAGCAAGGCTGGTATCATGGCAGAAGCGCTCTTAGCAACTATGGCATTCTGGGACTTACTACGGCGGGGCTGCTGAATTATACGGCAGCCATTAAAGATGGGGCAGCTGCCACTGCCGATGGGATTCAGGCCGGTCTTCCTGATCCGCGGATCAACCAATTTGCCGCGCTCACTCCGCAGATCAAGACTGAGCTTAGCGAGGCTGACCTGGTTACGCTGACCATTGGCGGGAATGATGTGAGCAGCCTGCTGGTCACGGCCAAGGATCTGACGGAAGAGGCCTTCAAGGCTCAGCTGGATCAGCTTCTGGCAAGCTACAGCAGCAATGTCAAGGCCGCGCTTGAGAATATTCGCGCAGTCAATGCGAAGGCCACGATTCTGCTGGCCGACCAGTATCAGCCGGCGCCCAAGATTGCTGTCAGCAGCTCATATCTCAAGCTGATGAGCGCTGCCCAGCAGTTCACAAGAGCGGCGGAAAGCGTAGCCGCCAGCCTGGATCAGCCGGATGCTCCGGTGAAAGTGGCCCATGTGGCGGAGAAATTCGCCGGCGTCGAAGCGTCGCGGACTCATATCATTAGCGCAGGGGCGGCGGATTTTCATCCGACCCAGCTGGGGTATGAAACCATCGCCAAGGTATTCGCCGAAACGTATTGGGGAGAGTACCGGGTTCCATCCGTTTCCGCGTGGACAGCCGCATCCGCACCCATGTCAATTGTGGTGAAGGGAGTGGAGCTGAATACGCCGAACAAGCCGATTCTGAAGAACGGGCAGAACTTCCTGGCATTGAAGGATATTCTGAATGCTGTAGGCGCCACCGGGAAGTGGGACAATAAAACCCAGAGTGCGACCATTGTGTACGGTGGAAAAACTGTGGTGATAACAATCGGCTCCCAAACGATCAAGGTAAACGGGGCAGCGGCAGCCATCGATACACCGGCGTTCCTGCAAAAGGTTGGCAATGAGGATAAAACCTATCTCCCGCTTGCCGCCCTCGCCACCGGTCTGGGCTTCGATGTGAATTACAGCAGCAAGCTGCGGACGGCTTTCATTAATCCATAG
- the bcp gene encoding thioredoxin-dependent thiol peroxidase, with protein sequence MNKIEVGQEVPDFTLPASTGQNISLSDYRGRKLVLYFYPKNMTPACTQEACDFRDAGDPIARGNAVVLGISPDSLSSHAKFIEKHSLPFPLLSDEDHTVSQLFGVWQLKKLYGKEFMGIVRSTFLIDEQGILVKEWRKVRVKGHVEALLGEIMNK encoded by the coding sequence ATGAACAAAATCGAGGTCGGACAAGAAGTGCCGGACTTTACTCTGCCTGCTTCAACAGGACAGAATATCAGCTTAAGCGATTACCGCGGCCGCAAGCTGGTGCTGTATTTTTATCCCAAAAATATGACGCCCGCCTGCACGCAGGAGGCCTGTGATTTCCGTGACGCCGGGGACCCGATTGCCCGGGGCAATGCAGTCGTGCTGGGGATCAGTCCGGACAGCCTGTCTTCCCATGCGAAGTTCATCGAGAAGCACAGTCTGCCGTTTCCGCTGCTCTCTGATGAGGATCATACCGTAAGCCAATTATTCGGGGTCTGGCAGCTCAAAAAGCTGTACGGCAAAGAATTTATGGGCATTGTGCGGTCCACCTTCCTCATTGATGAGCAGGGCATTCTGGTCAAAGAGTGGAGAAAAGTCCGTGTCAAGGGCCATGTCGAAGCACTATTGGGAGAAATCATGAATAAATAA
- a CDS encoding MarR family winged helix-turn-helix transcriptional regulator yields MLEDREKQLDDIFSSFRCIIHNFQQLMWKDAEKLNITSTQLMVLRKLEAHPHVGITELADLLHLGNSAASGVVDRMVKAGLITRQRSESDRRIFKLAITDKGREIREQSKQSLRSHLEPLANIPPEDARELLRLHREIITILEQGRENNKL; encoded by the coding sequence ATGTTGGAGGATAGAGAGAAGCAATTGGATGATATCTTTTCTTCATTCCGCTGCATTATCCATAATTTCCAGCAGCTGATGTGGAAGGATGCAGAAAAGCTCAATATCACATCCACGCAGCTAATGGTCTTGCGCAAATTGGAGGCACACCCGCATGTAGGGATTACGGAGCTTGCGGATCTGCTGCATTTGGGAAACAGCGCTGCCAGCGGTGTGGTCGACCGGATGGTCAAGGCTGGACTGATAACCAGACAACGCTCGGAGAGCGACAGACGTATATTTAAGCTGGCAATAACCGACAAAGGCCGGGAGATCAGGGAGCAAAGCAAGCAATCGCTCCGCAGCCATCTGGAGCCCTTGGCGAATATACCGCCGGAGGATGCCAGGGAACTGCTGAGATTGCACCGGGAAATCATTACCATTTTGGAACAAGGGAGAGAGAACAACAAGTTATGA
- the def gene encoding peptide deformylase, producing MDDIVREGASVLRTVAEPVQIPLQAEDQEALQCMMQFLKNSQDPEVAAKYKLRSGVGLSANQIGLQKRMFVMYLRDEKGNMVEHAWVNPKVISHSVAMIYLPESEGCLSVDRPVHGFVPRYESVKVKGYNMTGKEVVMKFKGYQAIVVQHEIDHLDGIMFYDRINEENPFKLPQGVEIRSLYEQKSR from the coding sequence ATGGACGATATTGTGCGTGAGGGCGCTTCCGTGCTGCGCACTGTAGCGGAGCCCGTGCAAATACCCTTGCAGGCCGAGGATCAAGAGGCGCTGCAGTGCATGATGCAGTTTCTGAAGAACAGCCAGGACCCCGAGGTTGCCGCAAAATATAAGCTGCGCTCCGGCGTAGGGCTGTCGGCGAATCAGATCGGACTGCAGAAGCGGATGTTCGTAATGTACCTGAGAGATGAGAAGGGCAATATGGTGGAGCATGCCTGGGTCAATCCGAAGGTGATCAGCCATTCAGTAGCCATGATCTATCTTCCGGAGAGCGAGGGCTGCCTGTCCGTTGACCGCCCGGTGCATGGCTTTGTGCCCAGATACGAGTCCGTGAAGGTAAAGGGTTATAATATGACCGGCAAGGAAGTCGTTATGAAATTCAAGGGCTATCAAGCCATTGTAGTCCAACATGAAATCGATCATCTGGACGGCATCATGTTCTACGACCGGATCAATGAAGAGAATCCTTTCAAACTCCCCCAGGGTGTGGAGATCCGCAGTCTTTATGAGCAGAAAAGCAGATAA
- a CDS encoding glutamate-1-semialdehyde 2,1-aminomutase, translating to MNRTTSEHLYEEALQHIVGGVNSPSRSFKAVGGGAPVFMKRAGGSRFWDEDGNEYIDYLAAYGPIITGHAHPHITAAITQAAENGLLYGTPTQLEIKLAKMLKEAIPSMDKVRFVNSGTEAVMTTIRVARAYTKRSKIVKFAGCYHGHSDLVLVAAGSGPSTLGIPDSAGVPASIAQEVITVPFNDLDALREALDKWGGDVAAVMVEPIVGNFGMVMPQPGFLEGLCKQAHDNGSLVIYDEVITAFRFHYGSTQTYAGLDHHEDIIPDLTALGKIIGGGLPIGAYGGRKHVMEQVAPLGPAYQAGTMAGNPASISAGIACLEVLAAEGVYDEMERLAIRLTEGLQASADRHGIPLTINRIRGAFSTHFCNHPVTNYEEAQDTDGGLFASFFRHMLNRGINLAPSKYEAWFLTTAHTDADIDATLEAAEASFRAMAAEK from the coding sequence ATGAACCGTACCACCTCTGAACATTTGTATGAGGAAGCTCTGCAGCATATCGTCGGAGGCGTCAACAGCCCCTCCCGTTCCTTCAAAGCCGTTGGCGGCGGCGCTCCTGTCTTCATGAAACGCGCCGGAGGCTCCCGCTTCTGGGACGAAGACGGCAATGAGTACATAGACTATCTGGCCGCCTATGGACCGATTATTACCGGCCATGCCCATCCCCATATTACTGCGGCGATTACACAAGCAGCAGAAAACGGGCTGCTGTACGGAACACCCACGCAGCTTGAGATCAAGCTGGCCAAAATGCTGAAAGAAGCTATTCCTTCGATGGATAAAGTTCGCTTCGTCAACTCCGGCACCGAGGCCGTCATGACCACGATCCGTGTAGCACGCGCTTATACCAAACGCAGCAAAATTGTCAAATTCGCCGGCTGTTACCATGGCCATTCCGACCTTGTCCTGGTCGCCGCCGGCTCTGGCCCATCCACCCTTGGCATTCCCGACAGTGCCGGAGTGCCTGCCAGCATCGCCCAGGAGGTCATCACGGTTCCCTTCAATGATCTGGACGCGCTGCGTGAAGCGCTGGATAAATGGGGCGGGGACGTCGCGGCGGTAATGGTAGAGCCGATTGTCGGCAATTTCGGCATGGTCATGCCGCAGCCGGGCTTCCTCGAAGGGCTCTGCAAGCAGGCCCATGACAACGGATCACTGGTCATTTACGACGAGGTCATCACCGCTTTCCGTTTCCATTACGGTTCCACCCAAACCTATGCAGGCCTCGATCATCATGAGGACATCATCCCTGACCTGACCGCACTCGGCAAAATCATCGGGGGCGGCCTGCCGATTGGCGCTTACGGCGGACGCAAGCATGTTATGGAGCAGGTCGCTCCGCTCGGCCCGGCCTATCAGGCCGGTACGATGGCGGGCAATCCCGCTTCCATCTCCGCAGGCATCGCCTGTCTGGAGGTGCTTGCAGCCGAAGGTGTCTATGACGAAATGGAGCGGCTGGCGATCCGCCTGACCGAAGGGCTGCAGGCATCCGCTGACCGCCACGGCATCCCGCTGACCATCAACCGGATCCGCGGCGCGTTTTCTACGCATTTCTGCAATCATCCGGTGACCAATTACGAAGAAGCACAGGATACGGACGGCGGGCTGTTCGCCAGCTTCTTCCGCCACATGCTGAACCGCGGCATCAACCTGGCCCCGTCCAAATATGAAGCCTGGTTCCTGACCACGGCGCATACCGATGCCGATATTGACGCTACACTGGAAGCTGCGGAAGCCTCGTTCCGGGCCATGGCGGCGGAGAAATAA
- a CDS encoding LCP family protein, whose translation MPPRKKRHAKAGKSKKKPLLWTLAIILLLIIGGIVYYFAEIYNQMDNLHKTGEDSPFAAIPSPSAETVQPPKWEGTEPVNILLMGVDARGVKKGEVPRSDTMLVASLDPVKKKFYVFSILRDTYVSIPEHGKERINTAITHGPNTAMQTVSELLGIPIQYYVYTDFQGFIKLVDAVGGVDYEVEKDMVYKTKADGPEYDIDLKKGFQHLDGNMALQYVRFRHDATSDFTRTERQRGFLKAVADKVISTTAIIKLPTILSQVTPYIDTNLDVNDMWKLATVGYDSSMGGSAQIPPMNLLTEEKTSGGSAVLGISSENKLKEFVQDTLAGPEPSPSPDASPGSSPSASAGSK comes from the coding sequence ATGCCACCAAGAAAGAAACGGCACGCAAAAGCCGGCAAGTCAAAGAAGAAACCGCTGCTCTGGACTCTGGCAATTATACTTCTCCTGATTATCGGCGGGATAGTCTATTATTTTGCAGAAATCTATAATCAGATGGACAACCTGCACAAGACCGGTGAAGACTCGCCGTTTGCAGCAATTCCCTCACCTTCAGCCGAAACCGTTCAACCTCCCAAATGGGAAGGCACCGAACCGGTTAACATCCTGCTTATGGGTGTCGATGCGCGCGGAGTGAAGAAGGGTGAAGTCCCCCGCTCGGATACGATGCTGGTTGCCTCCCTTGACCCGGTCAAGAAGAAATTCTATGTATTCTCTATATTGCGTGATACCTATGTTTCTATCCCTGAGCATGGCAAAGAACGCATCAATACAGCGATAACCCACGGGCCCAATACCGCGATGCAGACCGTCAGCGAACTGCTTGGCATCCCGATTCAATACTATGTCTATACCGACTTTCAGGGCTTTATTAAGCTGGTGGATGCAGTGGGCGGCGTCGATTACGAGGTCGAGAAGGATATGGTGTATAAGACGAAGGCAGACGGCCCCGAATACGACATTGATCTGAAAAAAGGCTTCCAGCATCTCGACGGCAACATGGCGCTGCAATATGTGCGGTTCCGCCATGATGCCACTTCCGATTTCACCCGGACCGAACGTCAGCGCGGCTTCCTTAAGGCCGTAGCAGATAAGGTCATCAGCACAACTGCCATTATCAAGCTGCCTACGATTCTATCCCAGGTTACGCCTTATATCGATACCAACCTGGACGTTAATGACATGTGGAAGCTGGCTACTGTAGGCTATGACAGCTCGATGGGCGGCAGTGCACAAATTCCGCCGATGAATCTGCTTACCGAAGAAAAAACCAGCGGCGGCTCCGCAGTGCTCGGCATCAGCAGCGAAAACAAGCTGAAGGAATTCGTTCAGGATACACTGGCTGGTCCTGAGCCGTCTCCATCGCCGGATGCTTCTCCGGGCAGCAGTCCTTCGGCCAGCGCCGGGAGTAAATAA
- a CDS encoding inositol monophosphatase family protein, whose protein sequence is MNPTNSDNRNDREPYVVTSKGHTAAAINAAAKAGEWIKNRQGRVKELGSKTSAQDLVTEVDKGVEQMIRRLILTHYPDHAILGEESVQPGADALTAALEEGRKHEYLWIVDPIDGTTNFVHGFPFYCVSIALVVKGELTVGVIYDPIRDEMFVAEKGKGAYMHGIPTSVSAESDPGSSLVAMGFPPDRTFAQPANMAGLQQILPQIRGIRAGGSAALHLAYVAAGRVDGYWEVGLSPWDCAAGVLLVLESGGKVTDTLGNPYDIGTRHVVASNGRIHDFLLASLSEAEATGYNK, encoded by the coding sequence ATGAATCCTACAAATTCTGATAACCGGAACGACCGGGAGCCTTACGTTGTTACCAGTAAGGGGCATACTGCGGCGGCGATCAATGCCGCTGCCAAAGCGGGGGAATGGATCAAGAACAGACAGGGCCGTGTGAAGGAACTGGGCAGCAAGACGTCAGCCCAGGATCTGGTTACAGAAGTGGACAAAGGCGTGGAGCAGATGATCCGCCGGCTGATCCTGACCCATTATCCCGACCATGCAATTCTCGGGGAAGAAAGCGTTCAGCCAGGAGCGGATGCTTTGACTGCCGCCCTGGAAGAAGGAAGGAAGCATGAATATTTATGGATTGTTGATCCGATTGACGGGACGACCAATTTTGTACACGGGTTTCCTTTTTATTGTGTCTCGATAGCTTTGGTAGTCAAGGGTGAGCTGACCGTAGGCGTTATCTATGACCCTATCCGCGATGAGATGTTTGTGGCTGAGAAGGGCAAAGGCGCCTATATGCATGGGATTCCTACTTCCGTGTCTGCCGAATCGGACCCGGGAAGCAGTCTGGTGGCGATGGGCTTCCCGCCTGACCGTACCTTCGCCCAGCCGGCGAATATGGCCGGACTGCAGCAGATTCTTCCGCAGATCCGGGGTATCCGTGCCGGCGGCTCTGCCGCTCTGCATCTGGCCTATGTGGCAGCAGGCCGTGTAGACGGTTATTGGGAGGTCGGCCTAAGTCCCTGGGACTGTGCGGCTGGCGTGCTGCTGGTACTGGAATCCGGGGGCAAGGTAACGGATACGCTGGGCAATCCCTATGATATTGGCACCCGTCATGTAGTGGCGAGCAACGGACGAATCCATGATTTTCTGTTGGCCTCGCTTAGCGAAGCGGAAGCAACGGGATACAACAAATAA
- a CDS encoding 2-hydroxyacyl-CoA dehydratase — MLRIGLDVGSTTAKLVVMEHDVIVYQDYVRHFSDIKKAALSLLSDVRDRFPDREAALTVSGSSGLSLSKLGEVPFVQEVIACTKAISELIPQCDTAIELGGEDAKIIYLSGGIEQRMNTACAGGTGAFIDQMASLLQTDPAGLNVLAEQHERIYPIASRCGVFAKSDVQPLLNEGARREDVAASIFQSIVNQTISGLACGRPIRGRVAFLGGPLTFLPALRERFAETLGLSDSDVLFPEHSQYFVAIGSALSQTDPLVLPLSGWMARLDAVDFSADRAEDAELQPLFASPEALEQFRLRHSQAAAPRSELDTYQGPCYLGIDAGSTTTKLVITGAADEILYTFYGSNKGNPLQSVSDALKEIYRILPEGCHIAGAYATGYGEGLVKAALRTDGGEVETVAHYKAASKFMPEVDFILDIGGQDMKCIKIRGGAIDSLMLNEACSAGCGSFLESFASALGLGIGEFAAAALESAQPVNLGSRCTVFMNSKVKQVQKEGATLADLSAGLAYSVIKNALQKVIKIRNADDLGRNIIVQGGTFYNEAVLRAFELLTGRTVVRPDIAGVMGAYGCALLAREYAGLDGVSTLLGPEELEAFQYEVSPGRCRLCANNCALTISRFPDKSFHVTGNRCERGAGGKKEKNNLPNLMQYKYERFFDYEGLSVEQAERGTVGIPRTMNMFENYPFWHTFFTTLRYRAVLSPKSSKKLYESGMDTIPSESICYPAKMAHGHVQSLLGKGVDFIFYPAVVYEKKEDDAAQNHFNCPVVASYPEVIRNNMDGLKEKNIPLVSPFLTFDDIPALTRVLVKTFMDIPKEEIAAAVQTGLAEAERAKADLRNKGEETLEFLTHSGTKGILLCGHPYHADPEINHGIAEMITGMGLAVLTEDSICHLDRSEGEVGVVNQWTYHARMYRAARLAASRNDLELVQLTSFGCGIDAITCDAVQEILERNNKVYTLIKIDEISNLGAARIRLRSLLAAMREREKGDVKPQLLYKTQANMPFTKEMKETYTILAPQMSPIHFELFERVFRDAGYRLKILESTGPKETEEGLRYVNNDACYPAIVTIGQMLSALKSGDYDPDRTAVIMSQTGGGCRATNYISLLRKALKDSGLGQIPVISLNASGMENQPGFRISLRLANRLIAAACYGDLMMRLLHRFRPYEVIPGSAQALFRKGMDRCKSSLSTFSFREYKRLTREIVAEFVQLPVVKTVKPQVGIVGEILIKFHPDANNHIIEMIEAEGGEAVMPDFLDFIFYCVYNPIYKAEQFGKSKKLGFFNPMLISYLEIYRKPVKAALEEAGLAKGRENIYGLAEKASRLVSVGNQMGEGWFLTAEMMDLLDNGVNNIACIQPFACLPNHITGRGMIKGLKDLYPGANIAAIDYDAGVSVVNQANRIKLMMSIASGLTSSTPSSAAKVKRGSAMKPVVVGSIRSDL; from the coding sequence ATGCTGCGTATTGGGCTGGACGTCGGATCAACTACGGCCAAACTGGTTGTTATGGAACACGATGTGATTGTATATCAGGATTATGTGAGACATTTTAGCGATATAAAAAAAGCTGCGCTTTCCCTCCTGTCGGATGTGCGGGACAGGTTCCCGGATCGCGAGGCAGCTCTGACTGTAAGCGGTTCCTCGGGCTTGTCCCTCTCGAAGCTTGGCGAGGTCCCGTTTGTGCAGGAGGTTATCGCCTGCACGAAGGCGATCAGCGAGCTGATCCCCCAGTGCGATACCGCTATCGAGCTGGGCGGCGAGGACGCCAAGATTATCTATCTTAGCGGAGGCATCGAGCAGCGGATGAACACGGCCTGTGCGGGCGGCACCGGAGCGTTCATCGACCAGATGGCCTCCCTGCTGCAGACCGACCCGGCGGGTCTGAATGTCCTTGCCGAGCAGCATGAACGAATCTATCCTATCGCATCGCGCTGCGGCGTCTTTGCCAAAAGCGATGTCCAGCCGCTGCTCAATGAAGGCGCCCGCCGCGAGGATGTGGCGGCTTCGATTTTTCAGAGCATTGTCAACCAGACGATCAGCGGATTGGCCTGCGGCCGCCCGATCCGTGGCCGGGTGGCTTTCCTTGGCGGGCCGCTGACCTTTCTGCCCGCGCTGCGGGAGCGGTTTGCCGAGACGCTTGGGCTTAGCGACAGCGATGTGCTGTTTCCGGAGCACTCGCAGTATTTTGTCGCCATTGGTTCAGCGTTGTCGCAGACCGATCCGCTGGTTCTGCCGCTGTCCGGCTGGATGGCCCGGCTGGATGCCGTTGATTTCTCGGCCGACCGTGCCGAGGATGCCGAACTGCAGCCGTTGTTCGCCTCGCCGGAGGCTCTGGAGCAGTTCCGGCTCCGCCACAGCCAGGCAGCAGCTCCGCGTTCGGAGCTGGATACATATCAGGGACCTTGCTACCTCGGCATCGATGCCGGATCTACCACAACCAAGCTGGTGATTACCGGCGCTGCGGATGAAATCCTCTATACCTTTTATGGAAGCAACAAAGGCAACCCCCTGCAGTCCGTCAGCGATGCCCTGAAGGAGATCTACCGGATTCTGCCTGAAGGCTGCCATATTGCCGGTGCATATGCAACCGGTTATGGGGAAGGCCTGGTCAAGGCAGCGCTGCGTACAGACGGCGGCGAAGTGGAGACGGTCGCGCACTACAAGGCAGCCTCCAAATTCATGCCGGAGGTCGATTTCATTCTGGATATCGGCGGACAGGATATGAAGTGCATCAAGATCCGCGGCGGCGCCATCGACAGCCTCATGCTGAACGAAGCCTGCTCGGCGGGCTGCGGCTCTTTCCTGGAGAGCTTTGCGTCCGCACTGGGGCTTGGCATCGGGGAATTTGCCGCAGCGGCACTGGAATCCGCCCAGCCGGTCAATCTGGGCTCCCGCTGCACGGTTTTTATGAATTCCAAAGTGAAGCAGGTGCAGAAGGAAGGGGCCACGCTGGCTGATCTGTCGGCAGGGCTTGCGTATTCGGTCATCAAAAATGCGCTCCAGAAGGTCATCAAAATCCGCAACGCTGACGATCTGGGGCGCAACATCATTGTCCAAGGGGGTACCTTCTATAATGAAGCCGTGCTTCGCGCCTTTGAGCTGCTGACCGGAAGAACAGTGGTCAGACCGGATATTGCCGGAGTGATGGGCGCCTACGGCTGTGCATTGCTTGCCAGAGAGTATGCCGGTCTTGACGGGGTCAGCACCCTGCTGGGACCGGAAGAACTGGAAGCCTTCCAATATGAAGTGTCGCCGGGCCGCTGCAGACTATGCGCTAACAACTGCGCGCTGACGATCAGCCGCTTCCCGGACAAGAGCTTCCATGTCACCGGCAACCGCTGTGAGCGCGGGGCCGGAGGCAAGAAAGAGAAGAATAATCTGCCGAATCTCATGCAATACAAATATGAACGGTTTTTTGATTATGAGGGGCTGTCTGTGGAGCAGGCGGAGCGGGGGACAGTCGGCATTCCGCGGACCATGAACATGTTCGAGAACTATCCGTTCTGGCATACCTTTTTCACCACACTGCGCTACCGGGCGGTGCTGTCGCCGAAATCCAGCAAGAAGCTCTATGAGAGCGGAATGGATACCATTCCTTCAGAATCCATCTGCTATCCGGCGAAGATGGCCCACGGACATGTGCAGAGCCTGCTTGGCAAAGGCGTCGATTTCATCTTTTATCCGGCGGTTGTATACGAGAAGAAGGAAGACGACGCGGCGCAGAACCACTTCAACTGCCCGGTGGTGGCCTCTTATCCCGAAGTGATCCGCAACAATATGGATGGATTAAAAGAAAAAAACATACCGCTCGTGAGCCCGTTTCTGACCTTCGATGATATTCCGGCGCTCACCCGGGTTCTGGTAAAAACCTTCATGGATATCCCGAAGGAAGAAATTGCTGCTGCCGTGCAGACGGGACTTGCCGAAGCCGAGCGGGCCAAAGCTGATCTGCGGAACAAAGGTGAAGAAACGCTGGAGTTCCTTACCCATAGCGGTACCAAAGGCATTCTGCTCTGCGGCCATCCCTACCATGCAGATCCCGAGATTAATCACGGCATCGCCGAGATGATCACGGGCATGGGTCTGGCTGTGCTGACCGAGGATTCTATCTGCCATCTGGACCGCAGTGAAGGGGAAGTGGGCGTGGTTAACCAGTGGACCTACCATGCCCGGATGTACCGTGCGGCCCGTCTGGCCGCCAGCAGGAATGATCTGGAGCTGGTACAGCTGACCTCCTTCGGCTGCGGCATTGATGCCATTACCTGCGATGCGGTTCAGGAAATTTTGGAGCGCAACAACAAGGTATATACCTTGATCAAGATTGATGAGATCAGCAATTTGGGCGCGGCGCGCATCCGTCTGCGGTCGCTGCTTGCGGCTATGCGCGAGCGGGAAAAAGGGGATGTGAAGCCCCAGCTCCTGTATAAAACACAGGCCAACATGCCGTTTACGAAGGAAATGAAGGAAACCTACACCATTCTGGCACCACAAATGTCTCCCATCCATTTTGAGCTGTTCGAACGCGTCTTCCGGGACGCCGGATACCGGCTCAAAATCCTGGAAAGCACCGGGCCGAAGGAGACAGAGGAAGGCCTGCGGTATGTCAACAATGATGCCTGCTACCCGGCGATTGTCACTATCGGGCAAATGCTGTCTGCCCTGAAGAGCGGAGACTATGATCCGGACCGGACCGCTGTAATCATGTCGCAGACCGGGGGCGGCTGCCGGGCAACCAATTATATCTCGCTCTTGCGCAAGGCGCTGAAGGACTCCGGATTAGGGCAGATTCCGGTAATTTCGCTAAATGCCTCCGGAATGGAGAACCAGCCGGGGTTCCGGATCAGCCTGAGGCTGGCCAACCGGCTGATTGCAGCCGCCTGCTATGGCGACCTGATGATGCGGCTGCTGCACCGCTTCAGACCATATGAAGTGATTCCGGGAAGCGCACAGGCCTTGTTCCGCAAAGGGATGGACCGCTGCAAGTCCAGTCTTTCGACCTTTTCGTTCCGGGAATACAAACGGCTGACCCGCGAAATCGTCGCCGAATTCGTTCAGCTTCCGGTGGTCAAGACCGTGAAGCCGCAGGTGGGGATCGTCGGCGAGATCCTGATCAAGTTCCATCCGGACGCCAACAACCACATCATAGAGATGATTGAGGCCGAGGGGGGCGAGGCGGTTATGCCGGATTTCCTGGATTTTATTTTCTATTGCGTCTACAATCCGATATACAAAGCCGAGCAGTTCGGCAAAAGCAAAAAGCTGGGCTTCTTTAATCCGATGCTGATTTCCTACCTGGAAATTTACCGCAAGCCTGTCAAGGCGGCGCTGGAGGAAGCAGGTCTGGCCAAAGGCCGTGAGAATATTTACGGACTGGCCGAGAAGGCCAGCCGCCTGGTCTCCGTAGGCAATCAAATGGGCGAAGGCTGGTTCCTGACCGCAGAAATGATGGATCTGCTGGATAACGGGGTTAATAATATTGCTTGTATCCAGCCTTTTGCCTGTCTGCCGAATCATATTACCGGACGGGGAATGATTAAGGGGCTGAAGGACCTGTATCCCGGCGCCAACATTGCCGCCATTGATTACGATGCCGGTGTCAGTGTCGTCAACCAGGCGAACCGGATCAAGCTGATGATGTCGATCGCCAGCGGGTTGACGAGCAGCACTCCATCCTCTGCCGCAAAGGTGAAAAGAGGCAGTGCAATGAAGCCTGTAGTGGTCGGAAGCATCAGAAGCGACCTGTAA